A portion of the Pleurocapsa minor HA4230-MV1 genome contains these proteins:
- a CDS encoding transporter substrate-binding domain-containing protein: protein MKHRLLNLITAISSTSLAIAFLTITPQSIAAREWSEIVSQGELKVAVKNNLRPLGFTNKSGNLVGLEIDIARKLATELLGDPTAIAFLPVKNQARLQVILTNEVDLAIARVVVTTPRSRIVDFSPYYYLDGTGIVTKNQQIKNVDSVALRRIAVLNNSATIAVIQNRLPNATLVGVDSYAAALELMETNQVDAFAGDRSILTGLTQEYPDYQLLPERLSGAALAVVMPKGLQYQELRTKVNRAIANWKKSGWLQERIEYWGL from the coding sequence ATGAAACATCGGCTTTTAAATTTAATTACAGCGATATCTTCAACTAGCTTGGCGATCGCTTTCCTCACGATTACGCCACAGTCAATTGCTGCAAGGGAATGGTCAGAAATTGTATCCCAGGGAGAGTTAAAAGTCGCGGTCAAAAATAATCTGCGTCCTTTAGGTTTTACCAATAAGAGTGGTAATTTAGTTGGTTTAGAAATTGATATTGCTCGTAAGTTAGCGACAGAATTGTTAGGCGATCCAACAGCGATCGCATTTTTACCAGTTAAGAATCAAGCACGATTACAGGTAATTTTAACCAACGAAGTAGATCTGGCGATCGCTAGAGTGGTGGTGACGACTCCGAGGAGTAGGATTGTTGATTTTAGTCCTTATTATTATTTAGACGGGACAGGTATAGTTACTAAAAATCAGCAGATTAAAAATGTAGATAGTGTCGCCCTCAGAAGAATTGCAGTGCTTAATAATTCTGCTACTATTGCCGTAATTCAGAATCGACTACCTAATGCTACTTTAGTTGGGGTAGATTCTTATGCAGCAGCCTTAGAATTAATGGAAACTAATCAGGTTGATGCTTTTGCTGGCGATCGCTCCATACTTACTGGTTTAACTCAAGAATATCCTGACTATCAACTACTACCAGAAAGGTTATCTGGTGCTGCATTAGCGGTAGTAATGCCTAAAGGGTTGCAGTATCAAGAATTACGGACTAAAGTCAATCGGGCGATCGCCAACTGGAAAAAGTCGGGCTGGCTGCAAGAAAGGATTGAGTATTGGGGATTATGA
- a CDS encoding peroxiredoxin: protein MKSLFSIRFWLSIVLCLVLFAQAPSSSWAMGGKQPEIDQPAPEFILKTNTGDGDIALNDYLGQWVVLYFYPKDFTSGCTIEARRFQQDLAEYEAKNAQILGVSVDDVDSHAEFCDSEGLKFPLLADTDGSVSKAYGSWLSGMSLRHTYLIDPQGILRATFLGVRPSIHSQEVLVRLSELAQEISS from the coding sequence ATGAAGAGTCTGTTTTCAATTCGGTTTTGGTTGAGTATTGTCTTGTGTTTAGTGCTTTTCGCTCAAGCACCATCTAGCTCCTGGGCAATGGGAGGCAAACAACCAGAAATCGACCAGCCAGCTCCAGAATTTATCCTCAAAACCAACACAGGGGATGGGGATATTGCTTTAAATGATTATTTAGGGCAATGGGTTGTACTCTATTTCTACCCTAAAGATTTTACCTCTGGCTGCACCATCGAAGCCCGCCGTTTTCAGCAAGATTTAGCAGAATACGAAGCGAAAAATGCCCAAATTTTAGGAGTTAGTGTCGATGATGTTGATTCTCATGCTGAATTTTGTGATTCAGAAGGGTTAAAGTTCCCCTTATTGGCTGATACAGACGGTAGTGTGAGTAAAGCTTATGGCTCTTGGCTGAGTGGCATGTCCCTCAGACATACATATTTAATCGATCCTCAAGGGATTTTACGTGCCACTTTCTTAGGAGTTAGACCAAGTATTCATAGTCAAGAAGTATTAGTACGTTTGTCTGAATTGGCACAAGAAATATCTAGTTAA
- the rpmI gene encoding 50S ribosomal protein L35 — protein MPKLKTKKSAAKRFRITGSGKKIMRRKAFKNHLLERKSKERTRRRLSNMAVVHETDEKAIRTMMPYS, from the coding sequence ATGCCTAAGCTAAAAACCAAAAAGTCTGCTGCCAAGCGTTTTCGCATTACTGGTAGCGGCAAGAAAATCATGCGTCGCAAGGCGTTCAAAAATCATTTGTTAGAGCGTAAAAGCAAAGAGCGTACTCGCCGTCGCCTATCTAATATGGCAGTAGTACATGAGACTGATGAAAAAGCAATTCGCACGATGATGCCTTACAGCTAA
- a CDS encoding caspase family protein: MGLDRRTFLQQAGLALFTWGATEAGIASLGNHNRLAALLKYQQTLAQPTSRKLALLIGINQYTAEDNLTGCLMDVELQRELLIHRFGFNSSDILTLSDRQATRENIETAFIEHLTQQAKPDDIVVFHFSGYGGQIKMPLASEESLKETNGNDGFRLANSFIPVDGLSSNKKDLLANSILEETLLVLAQTLSTDKCTFVLDSSFKQTPRSKHGSFKVRSISNIANHLSSQEFAFLAQLQNDFADKGLKPSKRSLSLPGVVLSAADNNQVAVERHWDGFSTGLFTQALTQYLWHITPSSKVQVILARTAETVEQFMGRQQEPTLSNPEPAAIAYYFGLNDTPNAAGIISKVDKNNHVEIKLLGLPANVINSYGVNCCLSLVSSPENSAPQLQVKSRAGLITKAEPLSPLEPLKIGQFVQESIRMLNRHLSLNLALDHNLNRVERVDATSAIANIPTINSAVVVKEQNADCSIGKVVTTLEPPTKDLDPSNQLFAYGLYTAGGNLIAETMGVAEEAVKVAIERLQPQFNNLLAAKWLELTSNEFSSRIKANATLLTPEIKSPLWQRATFVATNTLASPKKTLFSTNSSTEITNNLPIIARGTEIRLNLGNTDDRQLYTIVLGTDSHCNIYALYTPAQPSTVEGAVQLEEIAIAPQGELVLPPTENSWKWKVSESPGINTLYVMFSVQPFTETLKAFANQQNFKLDQQQVLNVTNPITVVNALMQDLHNTSEVATKLLPNEDVYALDVNSWATLKFVYEVTSNDQ; the protein is encoded by the coding sequence ATGGGACTTGACCGCCGAACTTTTTTACAGCAGGCTGGACTGGCGTTATTTACTTGGGGAGCAACCGAAGCAGGAATTGCTTCTCTTGGCAATCATAACCGTCTGGCAGCCTTACTCAAATATCAGCAGACTCTAGCACAACCGACCAGTCGTAAACTAGCTTTACTAATCGGTATCAATCAATATACGGCAGAGGATAATTTAACTGGCTGCTTAATGGATGTGGAGCTACAAAGAGAACTACTAATCCATCGCTTTGGCTTTAATTCTAGCGATATTTTAACTTTAAGCGATCGCCAGGCCACTAGAGAAAATATCGAAACAGCTTTTATTGAGCATTTAACCCAGCAGGCTAAACCAGATGACATAGTGGTGTTTCACTTCAGCGGCTATGGAGGTCAGATTAAAATGCCTTTGGCTTCTGAAGAGTCATTAAAAGAGACAAATGGTAATGATGGTTTTCGTTTGGCTAACAGCTTTATTCCCGTTGATGGGCTGTCTTCCAATAAGAAAGATCTTTTAGCCAACAGTATCCTAGAAGAGACTCTTTTAGTACTGGCACAAACTTTATCTACCGACAAATGTACTTTCGTTTTAGATAGCAGTTTCAAGCAAACTCCCCGCAGTAAACATGGCAGTTTTAAAGTTCGTTCCATCTCCAACATAGCCAATCATCTTAGTTCTCAAGAGTTTGCCTTTCTAGCACAGCTTCAGAATGATTTTGCTGACAAGGGATTAAAGCCTAGTAAGCGATCGCTTTCTCTCCCTGGAGTAGTACTATCTGCTGCTGATAATAATCAAGTAGCAGTTGAAAGACATTGGGATGGCTTTAGCACTGGGCTATTCACCCAAGCATTAACTCAATATTTATGGCACATTACCCCTAGCAGCAAGGTACAGGTGATCCTAGCTCGAACCGCAGAAACCGTCGAACAGTTTATGGGTAGGCAACAAGAGCCGACTCTAAGTAATCCCGAGCCAGCGGCGATCGCCTATTATTTTGGTCTAAATGATACTCCCAATGCTGCGGGAATAATTAGTAAAGTAGATAAAAACAATCATGTTGAGATCAAGTTATTAGGTTTACCTGCCAATGTCATTAATAGCTATGGGGTTAATTGCTGCTTAAGTCTAGTATCTAGTCCTGAAAATTCAGCGCCACAACTTCAAGTCAAATCTAGAGCAGGCTTGATTACGAAAGCAGAACCTCTATCTCCGCTAGAACCCCTTAAAATAGGGCAGTTTGTCCAAGAATCGATCCGTATGCTCAATCGTCATTTGAGCTTGAATTTAGCCTTAGATCATAATTTAAACCGCGTTGAAAGGGTTGATGCCACCAGCGCGATCGCCAATATTCCGACGATTAATTCGGCGGTAGTTGTTAAGGAACAAAACGCTGACTGTTCAATTGGCAAGGTTGTGACTACGCTAGAGCCACCTACTAAAGATTTAGATCCCAGTAATCAACTTTTTGCTTATGGTCTTTACACTGCGGGAGGAAATTTGATTGCTGAAACTATGGGAGTAGCAGAAGAAGCAGTTAAAGTGGCAATAGAGCGTCTACAACCTCAGTTTAATAACTTACTGGCGGCAAAGTGGCTAGAGTTGACTAGCAATGAGTTTTCTTCTCGAATTAAAGCCAACGCTACTTTACTCACCCCAGAAATAAAATCTCCACTCTGGCAAAGAGCGACTTTTGTAGCCACCAATACCCTTGCATCACCAAAAAAGACGCTTTTCTCAACTAATTCTTCGACGGAAATAACCAATAACTTACCTATAATCGCTAGAGGCACTGAAATTAGGCTAAATCTGGGGAATACAGACGATCGCCAACTATATACCATTGTCTTAGGTACTGATTCCCACTGTAATATCTATGCTCTCTATACTCCAGCACAACCATCAACTGTTGAAGGAGCTGTTCAGCTCGAAGAAATTGCGATCGCTCCTCAAGGAGAATTAGTTCTTCCCCCTACCGAAAATTCTTGGAAATGGAAAGTTTCTGAATCTCCAGGAATTAACACTCTCTATGTGATGTTCTCGGTTCAACCTTTTACTGAAACCCTAAAAGCTTTTGCCAACCAGCAAAACTTTAAACTGGATCAACAGCAGGTGCTGAATGTGACTAATCCTATCACCGTAGTTAATGCTTTAATGCAAGATTTGCACAATACTAGTGAAGTGGCGACCAAGCTCCTGCCTAATGAAGATGTCTATGCTCTAGATGTCAATAGCTGGGCAACTTTAAAATTTGTTTATGAAGTGACTAGCAATGATCAGTAA
- a CDS encoding glycosyl transferase translates to MAQFTIYIAVTSHGFGHAVRAATVAEKLQQLRPDIALNLVTVAPEWLLKSYIKGNFVYRQRVFDVGVIQKDSLIMDRQATLSKMREIMSQQEQIIAEEAQYIQEHKIGLILADIPALAAPIARAAGIPCWMMSNFGWDFIYRDWGSDFAEIVTWMENYYRKSDRLFRLPLAEPMSAFPHHTNVGLTGSKPQFNHDELLQRFNLTTPLAKTILLTFGGLGLQSIPYENLAHFADWQFITFDPKAPDLPNLLKVTDQTLRPLDFMPFCGRVVSKPGYSTFSEALCCDTPIVSLTREGFAEAPVLLNSIQDYAQHQIITTDEFFTGNWDFLHQPLLAPRKTERLSKDGATAIAQEISAYFS, encoded by the coding sequence ATGGCTCAATTCACTATCTACATTGCGGTAACTAGTCATGGCTTTGGTCATGCTGTACGAGCAGCGACGGTGGCAGAAAAACTACAGCAGTTGCGCCCTGATATTGCTTTAAATTTAGTTACTGTTGCACCAGAATGGTTGCTCAAGTCTTATATCAAAGGGAACTTTGTTTACCGCCAGCGAGTTTTTGATGTGGGCGTAATTCAAAAAGACAGTCTGATTATGGATCGACAGGCTACCTTGAGTAAAATGCGAGAGATCATGAGCCAGCAAGAACAGATTATTGCTGAAGAAGCTCAATATATCCAGGAGCATAAGATCGGCTTGATTTTGGCAGATATTCCTGCTTTAGCTGCACCCATTGCTCGTGCTGCGGGTATTCCTTGCTGGATGATGAGTAATTTTGGCTGGGACTTTATTTATCGTGATTGGGGATCAGATTTTGCAGAAATCGTCACCTGGATGGAAAACTATTATCGTAAGAGCGATCGCCTATTTCGTTTGCCTTTAGCCGAGCCGATGAGCGCCTTTCCTCACCACACGAATGTAGGCTTAACAGGGAGTAAACCCCAATTTAATCACGACGAATTGCTTCAGCGGTTTAACTTAACCACACCTTTAGCCAAGACGATTTTGCTGACTTTTGGGGGCTTAGGTTTGCAGTCAATTCCCTACGAAAATTTAGCGCATTTTGCCGACTGGCAATTTATTACTTTTGATCCCAAAGCACCCGATTTGCCCAATCTTTTGAAAGTTACAGATCAAACTCTACGCCCTTTAGACTTTATGCCCTTCTGTGGCAGAGTAGTCTCTAAACCAGGCTACAGTACTTTTTCTGAGGCTCTATGTTGCGATACGCCGATTGTTTCACTAACTCGTGAAGGATTTGCCGAAGCACCTGTATTACTTAACAGCATTCAAGATTACGCTCAACACCAGATTATTACTACCGATGAATTCTTTACAGGTAACTGGGACTTTCTCCATCAACCCCTGCTTGCCCCGCGTAAAACCGAACGTTTATCAAAAGATGGCGCAACAGCGATCGCTCAAGAAATTTCTGCTTATTTTTCCTAG
- the sat gene encoding sulfate adenylyltransferase translates to MSTDLIAPHGGELINRLASAQEKQDFLAKADSLPRVKLDERATSDLVMIAIGGFSPISGFMGQNDYLGVVKEMRLANNLPWSVPVTLSVTSAVAEPLEIGSLVRLDDPDGKFIGVLQLTEKYTYDKELEAENVYRTSENKHPGVKVVYEQGEINLAGPVWLLERAAHPQFPKYQIDPAASRAMFQEKGWKTIVGFQTRNPIHRAHEYIIKCALEIVDGLFLHPLVGATKSDDIPADVRMRCYEIMLENYFPQDRVVLAINPSAMRYAGPREAIFHALIRKNYGCTHFIVGRDHAGVGDYYGTYDAQEIFGEFTPEELGIIPLKFEHAFYCTLTEQMATAKTSPATKDERIHLSGTKVRAMLREGKTPPPQFSRPKVAEELARAMKAN, encoded by the coding sequence ATGAGTACAGATTTGATTGCACCCCATGGCGGAGAGCTAATAAATCGCCTAGCTAGCGCCCAAGAAAAACAAGATTTTTTGGCTAAAGCAGATTCTTTGCCCCGAGTGAAGTTGGATGAAAGGGCAACTTCCGACTTAGTTATGATTGCGATCGGTGGTTTTAGTCCGATTAGCGGTTTTATGGGTCAAAATGATTATTTAGGCGTAGTCAAAGAAATGCGTCTGGCTAATAATCTGCCTTGGTCTGTACCTGTAACCCTTTCCGTCACATCAGCAGTAGCAGAACCTTTAGAAATTGGTAGTTTAGTTCGTCTTGATGATCCCGACGGCAAATTTATTGGCGTTTTGCAACTGACCGAAAAATATACCTACGATAAAGAGTTAGAAGCCGAAAACGTCTATCGTACTTCTGAGAACAAACACCCAGGGGTTAAAGTAGTTTACGAGCAAGGAGAAATTAATCTTGCTGGGCCAGTTTGGCTTTTAGAACGAGCAGCTCATCCTCAATTTCCTAAATACCAGATCGATCCTGCTGCTTCTAGGGCCATGTTTCAAGAAAAAGGCTGGAAAACTATAGTTGGCTTTCAAACTCGCAACCCAATTCATCGCGCTCATGAATACATTATCAAATGCGCTTTAGAAATAGTTGACGGTCTATTTCTGCATCCTCTGGTGGGTGCAACCAAAAGCGATGATATTCCCGCAGATGTCAGAATGCGCTGCTATGAAATTATGCTGGAAAATTACTTTCCTCAAGACCGTGTAGTCTTGGCAATTAATCCTTCGGCAATGCGCTATGCAGGCCCTAGAGAAGCGATTTTCCATGCTTTAATTCGGAAAAACTACGGCTGTACTCACTTTATTGTCGGTCGCGATCATGCTGGCGTGGGCGACTATTATGGCACTTACGATGCTCAAGAAATCTTTGGTGAGTTTACTCCAGAGGAATTAGGCATTATCCCGCTTAAGTTTGAACATGCCTTCTACTGTACCCTGACAGAACAAATGGCAACAGCCAAAACTAGCCCAGCCACCAAAGATGAGCGAATTCACCTGTCGGGAACAAAAGTTAGAGCAATGTTGAGAGAAGGTAAAACTCCTCCTCCACAGTTTTCTCGTCCCAAAGTCGCCGAAGAATTAGCCAGAGCAATGAAAGCTAATTAA
- the rplT gene encoding 50S ribosomal protein L20 → MSRVKRGNVARKRRKKILKLAKGFRGSHSKLFRTANQQVMKALRNAYRDRRKRKRDFRRLWITRINAAARMNGLSYSKLTHQLKQAEVGLNRKMLAQLAMVDPEAFTKVVEVAQSAN, encoded by the coding sequence ATGAGTAGAGTCAAACGGGGTAACGTCGCCCGCAAACGTCGTAAAAAAATTCTTAAGCTGGCTAAAGGCTTCCGTGGTTCTCATTCCAAACTATTTCGTACTGCTAACCAGCAGGTGATGAAAGCATTGCGTAATGCTTATCGCGATCGCCGTAAACGTAAACGCGATTTTCGTCGTCTTTGGATTACCCGTATTAATGCAGCAGCCAGAATGAATGGTTTGAGCTATAGCAAGTTGACTCACCAGCTTAAGCAAGCGGAAGTGGGTTTAAATCGTAAAATGCTCGCACAACTAGCAATGGTAGATCCTGAAGCCTTTACTAAAGTAGTGGAAGTAGCTCAATCAGCGAATTAA
- a CDS encoding beta/gamma crystallin family protein has translation MSKINNHGIGINKINLAIDLQELTCEQAAAIQGGAKITLYEDANFQGVSDTIEIGRSGEIINLTDNILAGDIIRSLGNEVSSYRIESGTFSLWSDQDASGRGLVQLGPGEGNLDSGMNDIVSSVSVDFA, from the coding sequence ATGTCCAAAATCAATAACCACGGAATAGGTATAAACAAGATTAACTTGGCTATAGATTTACAAGAGCTTACTTGTGAACAGGCTGCTGCCATTCAGGGTGGCGCTAAAATAACACTATATGAGGATGCAAATTTTCAGGGGGTTAGTGATACTATAGAGATCGGGAGGAGTGGTGAGATAATTAATTTAACTGACAATATTTTAGCTGGCGATATTATTCGTTCTCTCGGCAATGAAGTATCATCATATAGAATTGAATCTGGTACATTTAGTTTGTGGAGTGACCAGGACGCAAGTGGTAGAGGTCTTGTCCAATTAGGCCCAGGCGAAGGCAACCTGGATTCTGGGATGAATGATATTGTTTCCTCGGTATCCGTCGATTTCGCATAG